The Anabas testudineus chromosome 14, fAnaTes1.2, whole genome shotgun sequence genome includes a region encoding these proteins:
- the mpzl1l gene encoding myelin protein zero-like 1 like, whose amino-acid sequence MEQKWSNAPYMRVLFAGFTLCVALVTKPTFGIDIYAEPEVIIQNGTTGILRCSFKSHEVVSSSTTVTWSFQSSEPDNKFSSAPYVIFYFTGGKGFPGQIEFKDRVQFIGDINKRDVSIQLSPAQFSDNGTFFCDVRNPPDVTGTMARIELRVVRRESLPQSNTTLIIGAVCGALLLLVLIAIAACIVTRHRTRHDYEGCTSLESVSSQAPQPRKKVESGLESSKCAIPPGPLQGPVIYAQLDHSGSKNSFHKMEPVVYADIRKN is encoded by the exons tcACAAAACCTACATTTGGAATCGACATATATGCAGAACCAGAGGTGATAATTCAGAACGGCACCACAGGAATCCTTCGATGCAGCTTCAAGTCCCATGAAGTGGTCAGCAGCTCGACCACAGTGACCTGGAGTTTTCAGTCCAGTGAGCCTGACAATAAGTTCTCCAGTGCGCCATATGTG ATTTTCTACTTTACCGGTGGGAAAGGATTCCCCGGACAAATTGAGTTTAAGGATCGAGTTCAGTTTATTGGTGACATCAACAAGAGGGACGTCTCAATACAGCTGAGTCCGGCACAGTTCAGTGACAATGGTACCTTCTTCTGTGACGTGAGGAACCCACCAGACGTGACTGGAACAATGGCTCGAATAGAGCTTAGGGTCGTTCGAAGAG AATCCCTTCCTCAGAGCAACACTACCCTTATAATCGGAGCAGTTTGTGGCGCTTTACTTCTCCTTGTCCTCATCGCTATAGCTGCCTGCATTGTCACGAGGCATCGCACCCGGCATGATTATGAAGG ATGCACATCCTTGGAAAGTGTGAGCTCTCAGGCTCCACAGCCACGAAAGAAGGTGGAGTCTGGCTTGGAGAGCTCAAAGTGTGCCATTCCACCGGGGCCACTACAG GGCCCGGTGATATACGCCCAGTTGGATCATTCAGGCAGCAAAAACTCATTCCACAAGATGGAGCCAGTGGTCTATGCTGACATTCGTAAAAACTGA